Genomic window (Pseudomonas hydrolytica):
CACGGTCGGGGTGGACTCGACCACTGGCGTGTACCGCTTCACCTTCGACAGCGTCAGCCTGTCCGACGGCATCCAGTTCGTCATCGTGGTGATCGGCTTCTTCAGCGTCAGCGAGATCCTCCTGATGCTGGAGAAGACCCACAGCGGCCAGCAGGCGGTCAAGGCCAGCGGGCGTCTGCTGTTCAACTTCAAGGAGTTCTGCCTGAGTTTCTGGACCATGATCCGCAGCGCCGTGGCCGGCTTCGTCATCGGCACCCTGCCCGGTGCCGGCGCGACCATCGCCAGCGCCATGACCTACATGAGCGAGAAGCGCCTGGCCGGGCCCAAGGGCCGTTTCGGCGAGGGCGACCTGCGCGGCCTGGCCGCTCCGGAAGCAGCCAACAACGCCTCGGCCTGCGGCTCGCTGATCCCCATGCTGACCCTCGGCGTACCCGGCTCGGGCACCACGGCGGTGATGATCGGCGCACTGACCCTGTACAACATCACCCCCGGCCCGCTGCTGTTCGAGCAGCAGCCGGACGTGGTCTGGGGCCTGATCGCCTCGCTGTTCATCGGCAACGTCATCCTGCTGGTGATGAACATCCCGCTGGTCGGCCTGTTCTCGCGCATGCTCGCCGTACCCAACTGGGTGCTGGTGCCGGCGATCACCGTGATCAGCATGGTCGGCGTCTACGCGGTGCACAGCACGGTGTTCGACCTGGTGCTGATGATCGGCCTCGGCGTGTTCGGCTACATCCTGCGCAAGCTGGACTTCCCTCTGTCGGCGCTGATCCTCGGCTTCGTCCTCGGCGAGCTGATGGAAGACAACCTGCGCCGCGCCCTGTCGATCTCCGCCGGCGATCTGGGCATCCTCTGGGGCAGCCCGATCACCCTGACCCTGTGGGCGCTGGTGGTGCTGATGCTGGCCCTGCCGGGCATCCGCTGGATGCGCCGGCGCAAGCAGCTCAAGGCGCAGGCCGATGCCGCTACCGCGTGATCTGTGGGTAACGCCGCTGACCGGTGCGGTCGGCGGCTACCTGGCCAGCCTCGCCGGCTGGCCTTTGCCGTGGATGGTCGGATCCCTGCTGGCGGTGATCGCCCTGCGTTGCCTCAGCAACCGCGCCTTCAGCGAACTGCCCGGCGGGCGCAAGGCCGGCCAGTGGCTGGTGGCCAGCGGCATCGGCCTGCACTTCACCAGCGAGGTGCTGGAGCAGATCGTCAGCCACCTGCCGGTGGTGGTCATGGGCGCCTTCGGCACTCTGCTGCTGAGCCTGATCGGCATCGCCATCCTGCGCCGTGCCGGTGTCGACCGCGCCACCGCGTTCTTCGCCAGCATGCCTGGCGGCGCCAGCGAGATGGTCAACCTGGCGCTGCGTCACGACGCCCAACCGGCCCGCGTGGCTGCCGCCCACAGCCTGCGCCTGCTGCTGGTGGTACTGCTGATTCCGGCGCTGTTCACCTGGGGCCTGCCCGCTGTCAGCGCCCCGCCACCCCTGCCGGTCGACTGGACCTGGCTGCTCGCCCTGCTGGCCGCCGGCGGACTGTTGGCCATGCTCTGGGCACGCCTGAAACAACCCAACCCCTGGATGCTCGGCCCACTGACCGCCTGCGCCCTGGCCAGCGCCACCTTCGACCTGCATATCGGGCTGCCACCGGGCCTGGGGCAACTGGGCCAATGGCTGATCGGCTGCGCCCTGGGCTGCCATTTCGACCGCGCCTTCTTTCGCAGCGCCCCGGGCTTTCTCGCCCGCGTGCTGCTGTTCACCCTGCTGGCGATGCTCGCCGCAGCCCTGCTCGGCGAAGCGCTGGGCTGGCTGGCCGGTGAGGATCACCTGTCGCTGATGCTGGGCATGATGCCCGGCGGCATCACTGAGCTGTGTCTGACCGCCGAGGCGCTGCAGCTGTCGGTGGCGCTGGTCACCGCACTGCAGGTGCTGCGGCTGTTTCTGGTGATGTTTCTCGCCGAGCCGTTGTTCAGGCTCTGGAGCAAACGCCACGCTTAGCCCGCCTCGTGCGGGCTTTTTTTATGACGCATCTGGTGCGCACGGCGCACCCTACGGAACGACGCACCGCCGCCACGATTGGTGCGAACGTGTAGGGTGCGCCATGCGCACCAGCGCTACCACTGCAACTGCAATTGGCTCTCGAACTCACGGACTTGCCCGCTGAGCGGATCGACGAAACGCAGGCCGCGCGCCAGCAGTTTGAGCGGCTTGGCGTAATCGTCCGGCTGGCTGCGACTCTCGTGCAGCTCGGGATAGAAATCGTCGCCGACGATGGGCGCGCCGAGGCCGGCCAGATGCACGCGCAGCTGATGCTTCCTGCCCGTCACCGGCGAAAGCCCATAGCGCCACAACTCGCCACGACGCTCCAGCACCTCGATGCGCGTCTCGCTGTTGGCCTCGCCCGCCACTTCCTGCATGCGAAAGAACGGCTCGCCTTCCACCATGCGCGAGCGATGCACATGGGGAAACTGCAGCTGCGGCAGCGCCGGGGCTATGGCCTCGTAGCGCTTTTCCACCGCACGCTGACGAAACAGCGCCTGGTACTGGCCGCGGCTACGCGGGTCGACGGAGAACAGCACCAGCCCGGCGGTGAGGCGGTCGATACGATGGATCGGCACCAGATCGGGATTGCCGGTGCTACGCACCAGCCGCGCCAGCAGGGTCTGCTCGACGTACTCGCCGGCCGGCATCACCGGCAGGAAATGCGGCTTGTCCGCCACCAGCAGGTGCTCGTCCTGCCACAGCACGTGCGCTTTGAAGGGAATCGGCGTCTCGTTCGGCACCTCGCGGAAGTAGCGCACCTTGAGCCCGACCCGGTAGGGATGCTGCGGGCCGATGGGCGCGCCCTCGGCATCCAGCACGCGGCCACGCTCCATGCGTTGCAGCCAGGTGGAACGGTCGATGGCCGGGAAGTGATCGCACAGGCAATCGAGCACGGTCGCCCACTCGCCCTGGGGCAGGTGCAGGGTGCTGGGGCGCATGGTGGGACTGGGCATGGCGGAAAAACTCGGGGGCAGCGGCTGATCCGGCGCATTAGGCCGCAGCCCGTGCGCGCCGTCAAAGCCGGGGCACGCCACGACGGTACCGCGAGCGATGAAAGCCTGCGCGGCATGGCCGCCCTGCGCCAGCAGCAAGGAGGGCGGCGCTCGGCGACTTCCACGCTAACGGCTTGAGCCGGCGCACACCTGTGGCTATGGTGGCGGCTCCCGTTCGGAGGCTTTCATGTCCATCACCCGTACTCTGCTCACCAGCTTCGCCCTGCTACCGCTTCTGACTGCCTGCCAGGTCTATACCGGCAAGCCCGAAGGCCCACCTCCCGCTACGCGCCTGCAGGGCCAGCTGCAGGCCCAGGGCGGCCAGTTGTTCTTTACCCCCTGCCAGGAGCAGCGACGCTTCGTCGTGGTCGACGGCAACACCGGGGTGACCCGCGAAGCCGGCCAACTGCTGGCCGACGGTCAGGCCAGCCTGTTCGCCGATCTGGCCGGCCAGCTGGGTGGTAGCCAGGGCAATGGCAGCGATGGCCGCTTCGAACTCAGCCAGCTGTACCGTATCCAGGGTGAAGGCCACGGCTGCGACGACCTCAATTTCAAGCGCCTGACCCTGCGCGCCGCAGGCAACGAGCCGTTCTGGCAGGTGGAAGTCGGCAACAAGGGCCTGGTCCTCAACCGTCCCGGTCATGAGCCGCTGGCCCTGCCCTACCTGGAAGAGCAACTGCCGGAGGGCCGCCTGAGTTTCAGCAGCGAAGCCAACGGCCGCCGTCTCGATCTCTGGGTGGCACCGCAGCGCTGCGTCGACGGCATGAGCGGCGCCGTCAACCACCTCAGCGCCGAGCTGCGCCTGGACGGCCAGGTGCTGCGCGGCTGCGCCCATTTCGGTGGTGCGCGCAACTGACCGCCCGCGCTGGCGCCGGATGCTCTGGCGCCAGCCTCTTCCAGGCTGTCGCCAGCGACGTCAAAACCCTATCCCGGAAGTCTTTTGCCACAGTCCTGCGCGGCAGCCCCCTCTCCCTGCTCCTAAGCTCAAGGCAGCACAGTTGAAAGGAGAGAACCATGTTACGAGTAGCCCTCAACGGATACGGGCGCATCGGCCGCGCGCTGCTGCGCGCCCTGGTGCAGCGTGATCTGCAGCAGCGCATCCGCCTGATCGCCATCAACGATCTCGGCGACCACGCCACCCTGACCCACCTGACCCGCTTCGACTCCACCTTCGGTCGTTTCCCGGGCGAGGTGGGACTGCAGGGCGAACAACTGCATGTGGCCGGCCAGGCGGTCCATCTGCTCAGCGAGCGCGACGCCTTCAACCTGCCGTGGAACCGCCTCGGGGTCGATCTGGTGCTGGAATGTTCCGGCAAGTTCAAGAAGCGCGAGCAGGTCGAACAGCACCTGACAGCCGGGGCGCAGCGGGTACTGCTCTCGCACCCGCTGGAAAGCGCCGACCTGACCGTGGTCTATGGCGTCAACCATGATCTGCTGGCCAACCAGCAGGTCGTCTCCAACGCCTCCTGCACCACCAACTGCCTGGCCCCGCTGGCCAGGGTGCTGCACGAGGCGGTGGGCATTCGCCAGGGCCTGGTCAATACCGTGCACGCCTACACCAACGACCAGAATCTGCTGGACAAGGCCCACAGCGATCTCTACCGCGCCCGCGCCGCCGCATTGTCGATGATCCCCACCAGCACCGGCGCGGCGAAGACCATCGGCCTGGTGCTGCCGGAACTGGCCGGGCGCCTCGACGGCCTGTCGGTGCGGGTGCCGACGCCCAATGTATCGCTGCTCGATCTGACCTTCACCGCCGAGCGCCCGACCAGCCGCGAGGCGATCAATGCGGCATTGCAGGCCGGCGCCCGCGGCATGACCCCGGGCGTGATGGAATGCAACGAGCTGCCGTTGGTCTCCAGTGACTTCAATGCCTACCCGGTGTCCTGCGTGGTCGATCTCAATCACACCCGGGTACAGGACGATCTGGTCAAGGTGCTGGCCTGGTACGACAACGAATGGGCCTTCGCCAACCGCATGCTCGACGTGCTGCTGGCCTGGCCGCTGCCGCAGGCGGCCTGAGCGACGACCTGCAGGCGGCGATCCTGTACAATCGCCGCCCTTCTTCACCTTGCCGGATCACCACCGGCCCTGCGGGATATTCGCCATGATTCGCCTGACCGAACTGAAACTGCCCCTCGACCATGCCGAAGAGGCCCTGCGCCCGGCCATCGTCCAGCGCCTGGGTATCGACGATGCCGACCTGCTGGCCTTCAGCGTGTTCAAGCGCAGCTACGATGCGCGCAAGAAGTTCGGCGACATGCCGTTCATCTACACCATCGACTGTGAACTACGGGATGAAGCCGCCCTGCTCGCCCGCCTGAGCGACGACAAGCACGTCGGCCCGGCGCCGGATATCACCTACAAGCCGGTGGGCAAGGCCGAGGCGCCATTGGATGAACGCCCCATCGTGGTCGGTTTCGGCCCCTGCGGCATCTTCGCCGCGCTGATCCTGGCCCAGGCCGGCCTGCGTCCCATCGTGCTGGAGCGCGGCAAGGAGGTGCGCCAGCGCACCAAGGACACCTGGGGGCTGTGGCGCAAGAACGTGCTCGACCCGACCTCCAACGTGCAGTTCGGCGAAGGCGGCGCCGGCACCTTCTCCGACGGCAAGCTGTACAGCCAGATCAAGGACCCCAACCACTACGGGCGCAAGGTGCTGGAAGAGTTCGTCAAGGCCGGCGCGCCGGACGAGATTCTCTACGTCAGCAAGCCGCATATCGGCACCTTCCGCCTGACCGGTGTGGTCGCCACCATGCGCGAGGAAATCAAGGCCCTTGGTGGCGAAGTACGCTTCCAGCAGCGCGTCAGCGACCTGCTGATGGAAGACGGCCAGCTTACCGGCGTGGTGCTGGAAAGCGGCGAGCAGCTCATCAGCCGCCACGTGATCCTCGCCCTCGGCCACAGCTCGCGCGACACCTTCCGCATGCTCCATGCCCGCGGCGTGTACCTGGAGGCCAAGCCCTTCTCGGTGGGCTTCCGCATCGAGCACCCGCAGTCGCTGATCGACCGCGCACGCCTCGGCAAGTACGCCGGCCATCCGAAACTCGGCGCCGCCGACTACAAGCTGGTGCACCACGCCAGCAACGGCCGTTCGGTGTACAGCTTCTGCATGTGCCCGGGCGGCACCGTGGTGGCCGCCACCTCCGAACCGGAGCGTGTGGTGACCAACGGCATGAGCCAGTATTCGCGCAACGAGCGCAACGCCAACGCCGGCATCGTCGTCGGCATCACCCCCGAGCAGGACTACCCGGGCGGCCCGCTGGCCGGCGTGGAGCTGCAGGAGCGCCTGGAATCGCACGCCTACGTACTCGGCGGACGCAACTACGAGGCGCCCGGGCAACTGGTGGGCGATTTCATCGCAGGCAAACCGTCCACCGCTCTGGGCGAGGTGCAGCCCTCCTACAAGCCGGGGGTGAAACTGGGCGATCTGGCGCCGTCGCTGCCGGACTTCGCCATCGAAGCCATCCGCGAAGCGCTGCCGGCCTTCGGCAAGCAGATCAAGGGTTTCGACCTGGCCGATGCGGTGCTCACCGGCATCGAGACGCGCACCTCCTCGCCGGTACGCATCACCCGCGGCGACGACCTGCAGAGCCTGAACCTCAAGGGCCTCTACCCGGCCGGCGAAGGCGCGGGCTATGCCGGCGGCATCCTCTCGGCCGGGGTCGACGGCATTCGCGTGGCCGAGGCGGTGGCCAAGGATATGCTCGGGTTGTCCCGGTAGCTGGCCTGTGCAGGTAGCGCAA
Coding sequences:
- the gap gene encoding type I glyceraldehyde-3-phosphate dehydrogenase gives rise to the protein MLRVALNGYGRIGRALLRALVQRDLQQRIRLIAINDLGDHATLTHLTRFDSTFGRFPGEVGLQGEQLHVAGQAVHLLSERDAFNLPWNRLGVDLVLECSGKFKKREQVEQHLTAGAQRVLLSHPLESADLTVVYGVNHDLLANQQVVSNASCTTNCLAPLARVLHEAVGIRQGLVNTVHAYTNDQNLLDKAHSDLYRARAAALSMIPTSTGAAKTIGLVLPELAGRLDGLSVRVPTPNVSLLDLTFTAERPTSREAINAALQAGARGMTPGVMECNELPLVSSDFNAYPVSCVVDLNHTRVQDDLVKVLAWYDNEWAFANRMLDVLLAWPLPQAA
- a CDS encoding tripartite tricarboxylate transporter permease, which produces METLNFLMQGFDVATRPTNLLVALFGAFVGTVVGLLPGLGPINGVALLLPLAFALGLPPETALILLAAVYLGCEYGGRISAILLNVPGDAAAVMTTLDGYPLARQGKAGIALSLSAVSSFIGSIIATCGVVLFAPLLAKWAVAFGPAEYFVLMIFAIACLGGMVGDKPVKTLMAALIGLALATVGVDSTTGVYRFTFDSVSLSDGIQFVIVVIGFFSVSEILLMLEKTHSGQQAVKASGRLLFNFKEFCLSFWTMIRSAVAGFVIGTLPGAGATIASAMTYMSEKRLAGPKGRFGEGDLRGLAAPEAANNASACGSLIPMLTLGVPGSGTTAVMIGALTLYNITPGPLLFEQQPDVVWGLIASLFIGNVILLVMNIPLVGLFSRMLAVPNWVLVPAITVISMVGVYAVHSTVFDLVLMIGLGVFGYILRKLDFPLSALILGFVLGELMEDNLRRALSISAGDLGILWGSPITLTLWALVVLMLALPGIRWMRRRKQLKAQADAATA
- a CDS encoding AbrB family transcriptional regulator translates to MPLPRDLWVTPLTGAVGGYLASLAGWPLPWMVGSLLAVIALRCLSNRAFSELPGGRKAGQWLVASGIGLHFTSEVLEQIVSHLPVVVMGAFGTLLLSLIGIAILRRAGVDRATAFFASMPGGASEMVNLALRHDAQPARVAAAHSLRLLLVVLLIPALFTWGLPAVSAPPPLPVDWTWLLALLAAGGLLAMLWARLKQPNPWMLGPLTACALASATFDLHIGLPPGLGQLGQWLIGCALGCHFDRAFFRSAPGFLARVLLFTLLAMLAAALLGEALGWLAGEDHLSLMLGMMPGGITELCLTAEALQLSVALVTALQVLRLFLVMFLAEPLFRLWSKRHA
- a CDS encoding COG3650 family protein, giving the protein MSITRTLLTSFALLPLLTACQVYTGKPEGPPPATRLQGQLQAQGGQLFFTPCQEQRRFVVVDGNTGVTREAGQLLADGQASLFADLAGQLGGSQGNGSDGRFELSQLYRIQGEGHGCDDLNFKRLTLRAAGNEPFWQVEVGNKGLVLNRPGHEPLALPYLEEQLPEGRLSFSSEANGRRLDLWVAPQRCVDGMSGAVNHLSAELRLDGQVLRGCAHFGGARN
- a CDS encoding RluA family pseudouridine synthase, which produces MPSPTMRPSTLHLPQGEWATVLDCLCDHFPAIDRSTWLQRMERGRVLDAEGAPIGPQHPYRVGLKVRYFREVPNETPIPFKAHVLWQDEHLLVADKPHFLPVMPAGEYVEQTLLARLVRSTGNPDLVPIHRIDRLTAGLVLFSVDPRSRGQYQALFRQRAVEKRYEAIAPALPQLQFPHVHRSRMVEGEPFFRMQEVAGEANSETRIEVLERRGELWRYGLSPVTGRKHQLRVHLAGLGAPIVGDDFYPELHESRSQPDDYAKPLKLLARGLRFVDPLSGQVREFESQLQLQW
- a CDS encoding NAD(P)/FAD-dependent oxidoreductase — encoded protein: MIRLTELKLPLDHAEEALRPAIVQRLGIDDADLLAFSVFKRSYDARKKFGDMPFIYTIDCELRDEAALLARLSDDKHVGPAPDITYKPVGKAEAPLDERPIVVGFGPCGIFAALILAQAGLRPIVLERGKEVRQRTKDTWGLWRKNVLDPTSNVQFGEGGAGTFSDGKLYSQIKDPNHYGRKVLEEFVKAGAPDEILYVSKPHIGTFRLTGVVATMREEIKALGGEVRFQQRVSDLLMEDGQLTGVVLESGEQLISRHVILALGHSSRDTFRMLHARGVYLEAKPFSVGFRIEHPQSLIDRARLGKYAGHPKLGAADYKLVHHASNGRSVYSFCMCPGGTVVAATSEPERVVTNGMSQYSRNERNANAGIVVGITPEQDYPGGPLAGVELQERLESHAYVLGGRNYEAPGQLVGDFIAGKPSTALGEVQPSYKPGVKLGDLAPSLPDFAIEAIREALPAFGKQIKGFDLADAVLTGIETRTSSPVRITRGDDLQSLNLKGLYPAGEGAGYAGGILSAGVDGIRVAEAVAKDMLGLSR